In Pseudomonadota bacterium, the following are encoded in one genomic region:
- the rbfA gene encoding 30S ribosome-binding factor RbfA gives KDPRIGFVTVTRIELSDNLKNAKVHVSIMGSEEEKEKSLEGLNSAKGYLRNSLGKNLYLKYIPELHFKLDEAADHVEKITKIIGEWNHE, from the coding sequence AAGGATCCCCGAATTGGATTTGTGACGGTCACCCGTATTGAATTGAGCGACAATCTTAAAAACGCCAAGGTGCATGTCAGTATTATGGGCAGTGAAGAAGAAAAGGAAAAGTCGCTCGAAGGGTTGAACAGCGCCAAGGGCTATCTCCGGAATTCTCTCGGTAAAAATTTATACCTGAAATATATCCCCGAGTTGCACTTCAAGCTGGATGAAGCGGCCGACCATGTCGAGAAAATCACTAAAATCATCGGTGAATGGAACCATGAATAA